From the genome of Eucalyptus grandis isolate ANBG69807.140 chromosome 2, ASM1654582v1, whole genome shotgun sequence, one region includes:
- the LOC104432820 gene encoding uncharacterized CDP-alcohol phosphatidyltransferase class-I family protein C22A12.08c-like, giving the protein MAKRKIAVQTQRVQAAFVVSDSVDWSRDIQVLCDVLRTGALPGKETNKQPHLFFANDDLEYQATFLAERLGMGAFRIALEAIYNRIHPIPLAYTSYGKPNPFVYGNAETVLRNLMPSLLSNLDVENTTNSGIRCFKTLYMIGDNPKIDIRGARQAGDPWFSILTRTGVFKGKDNHSEFPADLVICEFQLGWMKHDRTNPFPIQPSKMLWILLRMLSTLS; this is encoded by the exons ATGGCGAAGAGAAAAATTGCTGTGCAAACACAAAGAGTTCAGGCAGCATTTGTAGTCAGTGATTCTGTTGACTGGAGCAGAGATATTCAG GTGCTCTGTGACGTATTGAGAACTGGAGCGCTTCCTGGAAAGGAGACTAATAAGCAACCGCACCTGTTTTTTGCAAATGATGACCTAGAATACCAG GCTACTTTTCTTGCTGAACGTCTGGGTATGGGAGCTTTCAGAATTGCGTTAGAAGCAATCTATAACAG AATACATCCCATTCCGCTGGCGTATACATCATACGGGAAGCCAAATCCATTTGTTTATGGAAATGCTGAGACAGTGTTAAGGAATCTTATGCCATCTTTGTTAAGCAACCTAGATGTGGAGAATACTACAAACTCTGGAATTCGTTGTTTCAAAACCCTATACATGATAGGAGATAATCCAAAAATCGACATTAGAGGCGCACGACAG GCAGGAGATCCTTGGTTTTCTATATTAACAAGGACTGGGGTattcaagggaaaagataatCATTCAGAGTTCCCTGCGGACTTG GTGATCTGTGAATTCCAACTTGGTTGGATGAAACATGACCGAACGAACCCTTTCCCTATTCAGCCTAGCAAAAT GTTGTGGATACTGTTGAGGATGCTGTCGACTTTATCTTGA